One genomic segment of Musa acuminata AAA Group cultivar baxijiao chromosome BXJ3-3, Cavendish_Baxijiao_AAA, whole genome shotgun sequence includes these proteins:
- the LOC103976892 gene encoding beta-1,3-galactosyltransferase pvg3 has translation MKPSLHKPPPKTVGIVFLALALLAFIYLVIYPKEFELQSFVTACRSSSAAAVTHFTEPVTVKPDFRLLIGVLSRADLYERRHLLRLVYSLQTNLTAHVDVRFVFCNLTKEDQRVLIALEIMRYNDIIILDCNENMNDGKTYTYFSSIPKLFNGADGDDQPYDFILKADDDIYFRLPKLIESLNKMPREDLYYGFVIPCDSMDPFHEYMSGMGYLLSWDLVEWISTSEIAKNNTVGAEDMMTGKWLREGNKGKNRYNTKYAMYDFPIPVPIDTCSHEFMPDTIAVHRLKDHLKWARTLKYLNVTDGLKPSKFYHID, from the coding sequence ATGAAACCCTCCTTGCACAAGCCACCTCCTAAAACTGTTGGTATCGTCTTCCTCGCTCTCGCCCTCCTGGCTTTCATATACCTCGTTATCTACCCGAAGGAGTTCGAGCTCCAGTCGTTCGTCACCGCGTGCCGCTCTTCGTCCGCCGCTGCCGTCACCCATTTCACCGAGCCCGTCACGGTGAAGCCTGACTTCCGCCTCCTCATCGGCGTCCTCTCCCGCGCAGATCTGTACGAGCGCCGCCACCTTCTCCGCCTCGTCTACTCCCTCCAGACCAACCTCACCGCCCACGTCGACGTCCGCTTCGTCTTCTGCAACCTGACCAAGGAGGACCAGCGCGTGCTGATCGCCCTGGAGATCATGCGCTACAACGACATCATCATCCTCGACTGCAACGAGAACATGAACGATGGCAAGACGTACACGTACTTCTCCAGCATTCCCAAGCTGTTCAACGGCGCCGATGGCGACGACCAGCCCTACGACTTCATCCTCAAGGCGGACGACGACATCTACTTCCGGCTCCCCAAATTGATCGAGTCGCTGAACAAGATGCCGAGGGAGGACTTGTACTATGGCTTTGTGATCCCCTGCGACAGCATGGATCCGTTCCACGAGTACATGTCGGGGATGGGGTACCTGCTCTCCTGGGACTTGGTGGAGTGGATATCGACGTCGGAGATCGCCAAGAACAACACCGTCGGCGCCGAGGACATGATGACCGGGAAATGGCTGAGGGAAGGGAACAAGGGAAAGAACAGGTACAACACCAAGTACGCCATGTACGACTTCCCCATCCCGGTGCCCATCGACACCTGCTCGCACGAGTTCATGCCGGACACCATCGCCGTGCACCGGCTGAAGGATCACCTCAAGTGGGCGAGAACCCTCAAGTATTTGAACGTCACCGACGGCCTGAAGCCATCCAAATTCTACCACATCGATTGA
- the LOC135632778 gene encoding beta-1,3-galactosyltransferase pvg3-like, translating into MKKPSLHSSPSTIPFILLSAALVALIFFVVYPNEFRLQSIVTSRCGSRPPSSVATFIETVTPKPDFRLLMGILSLPDSYERRHLMRNVYALQSNITNAQIDVRFVFCNLTKEEQRVLVAMEIVLYDDIIILDCGENMDHGKTYAYFSSLPKMLEGSNGGDRPYDYVMKVDDDTYFRLHNLAESLRKMPREDVYYGLINPCWIPQHKTNYMTGMGYLLSWDLVEWIATSELPRKHQVGPEDFQTGLWMREGGRGKKFNMEPAMYDYMEEPRTCHRHEFIPDTIAVHKLKSHLRWARTLNYFNVTAGLKPSKLYHIP; encoded by the coding sequence ATGAAGAAGCCTTCCTTGCACTCCTCTCCTTCCACCATTCCTTTCATCCTCCTCTCAGCAGCGCTGGTAGCTTTGATCTTCTTTGTTGTCTACCCGAATGAGTTCCGGCTCCAGTCCATCGTCACCTCCCGGTGCGGCTCCCGGCCGCCCTCCTCCGTCGCCACCTTCATCGAGACTGTGACCCCGAAGCCGGACTTCCGTCTCCTAATGGGCATCCTCTCTCTCCCCGACAGCTACGAGCGCCGCCACCTCATGCGAAACGTTTACGCCCTCCAATCCAACATCACTAATGCCCAGATCGACGTCCGCTTCGTCTTCTGCAACCTGACCAAGGAGGAGCAGCGAGTGCTGGTGGCCATGGAGATCGTGCTCTACGACGACATCATCATCCTCGACTGCGGCGAGAACATGGACCACGGCAAGACCTACGCTTACTTCTCCAGCCTGCCGAAGATGCTCGAGGGCAGCAACGGCGGCGACCGGCCTTACGACTACGTCATGAAGGTGGACGACGACACCTACTTCCGGCTTCATAACCTGGCAGAATCACTCAGGAAGATGCCTCGGGAGGACGTCTACTATGGGTTGATCAATCCCTGTTGGATCCCGCAACATAAAACCAACTACATGACCGGAATGGGATATCTATTATCCTGGGACTTGGTGGAATGGATCGCGACGTCGGAGTTGCCCAGAAAGCACCAGGTTGGGCCGGAGGACTTCCAGACCGGGCTATGGATGAGAGAAGGAGGCCGAGGTAAGAAGTTCAACATGGAGCCGGCGATGTACGACTACATGGAGGAGCCGCGGACGTGCCACCGCCACGAGTTCATCCCGGACACCATCGCGGTCCACAAGCTCAAGAGCCACCTGAGGTGGGCGCGGACCCTTAATTACTTCAACGTCACTGCGGGGTTGAAGCCCTCTAAGCTGTATCATATTCCTTGA
- the LOC103976889 gene encoding histone H4: protein MSGRGKGGKGLGKGGAKRHRKVLRDNIQGITKPAIRRLARRGGVKRISGLIYEETRGVLKIFLENVIRDAVTYTEHARRKTVTAMDVVYALKRQGRTLYGFGG from the coding sequence ATGTCCGGGCGAGGAAAGGGAGGGAAGGGGTTGGGGAAGGGCGGGGCGAAGCGCCACCGCAAGGTCCTCCGCGACAACATCCAGGGCATCACCAAGCCGGCCATCCGCCGCCTCGCGCGCCGCGGCGGCGTCAAGCGCATCTCCGGGCTCATCTACGAGGAGACCCGCGGCGTGCTCAAGATCTTCCTCGAGAACGTTATCCGCGACGCCGTCACCTACACCGAGCACGCCCGCCGCAAGACCGTCACCGCCATGGACGTCGTCTACGCCCTCAAACGCCAGGGCCGCACCCTCTACGGCTTCGGCGGTTGA
- the LOC135633249 gene encoding uncharacterized protein LOC135633249: protein MASKPRALLSFLLLALFLSSAAAFDVMEILGTYPDYSTFTKYLTDMKLVDVINSRQTVTVLVLDNTAIAPLSSLPADKLKSAISAHILLGYYDPYVLDGDLNKSALLPTLLGSSGAGLLKYTEMPDDQMVFGSAAPGAPHDSMVIKVVGARPYNLSVLQIDKAILPPGIGSAVPATSTPPAATPSKATAAPPTTTPATSVTPSPAPENNGSPVVPVAAPATGPSASAEAPKPITSTPVEAPKPATSAPVEAPRSSSSSPVEGPQSSASAHVEAPKPSTGAPVEAPKPSTGAPVEAPEPSTGAPVEAPEPSTGAPVEAPEPSTGAPVEAPEPSTGAPVEAPESSTGAPVEAPESSTGAPVEAPESSTGAPVEAPESSTGAPAEGPESSTGAPAEGPESSTGAPAEGPESSTGAPAEGPEPTTGAPAEGPEPTTGAPAEGPEPTTGAPVEGPESGTGAPVEGPESGTGAPAEGPEPTTGAPAEGPEPTTGAPVGAPKASSSAPVGAPKASSSAPVGAPTPSSSVPVGAPKSSPITPAAAPKSSPSKPARAHKARNTTPAAAPRSGAATPAESPKTSAAAPVKDASADAPDSSIGLPPSSTAPAEAPGPSSSAARVVAGLTLGLTMGAAAILGAI from the coding sequence ATGGCCTCCAAACCCAGAGccctcctctccttcctcctcctggcCCTCTTCCTCTCCTCAGCTGCGGCTTTCGATGTCATGGAGATCCTCGGCACTTACCCCGACTACTCCACCTTCACTAAGTACCTCACCGACATGAAGCTGGTCGACGTGATCAATAGTCGTCAGACCGTCACCGTCCTCGTCCTCGACAACACTGCCATCGCTCCACTCAGTTCCCTCCCCGCCGACAAGCTCAAGAGTGCCATCTCCGCCCACATCCTTCTCGGCTACTACGACCCCTACGTCCTCGACGGCGACCTCAACAAGTCCGCTCTCCTGCCCACCCTCCTCGGTTCCAGCGGCGCCGGTTTGTTGAAGTACACGGAGATGCCCGACGACCAGATGGTGTTCGGGTCGGCCGCGCCTGGCGCTCCTCACGACTCCATGGTGATCAAGGTCGTCGGAGCGAGGCCGTACAACCTGTCGGTGCTCCAGATCGACAAAGCCATTTTGCCGCCCGGCATCGGGAGCGCGGTGCCCGCGACGTCGACGCCGCCTGCCGCTACACCCTCGAAAGCAACGGCTGCGCCACCGACGACAACGCCAGCGACGTCTGTCACACCGTCACCGGCTCCTGAGAACAACGGTAGTCCTGTCGTCCCTGTGGCAGCTCCTGCAACTGGCCCCTCGGCGTCCGCGGAAGCTCCCAAGCCAATCACCAGCACACCTGTTGAGGCTCCAAAGCCAGCCACCAGCGCACCTGTCGAGGCTCCTCGATCGAGCAGCAGCTCACCTGTTGAGGGTCCACAATCGAGCGCCAGCGCACATGTTGAGGCTCCAAAGCCGAGCACCGGCGCACCTGTTGAGGCTCCAAAGCCGAGCACCGGCGCACCTGTTGAGGCTCCAGAGCCGAGCACCGGCGCACCTGTTGAGGCTCCAGAGCCGAGCACCGGCGCACCTGTTGAGGCTCCAGAGCCGAGCACCGGCGCACCTGTTGAGGCTCCAGAGCCGAGCACCGGCGCACCTGTTGAGGCTCCAGAGTCGAGCACCGGCGCACCTGTTGAGGCTCCAGAGTCGAGCACCGGCGCACCTGTTGAGGCTCCAGAGTCGAGCACCGGCGCACCTGTTGAGGCTCCAGAGTCGAGCACCGGCGCACCTGCTGAGGGTCCAGAGTCGAGCACCGGCGCACCAGCTGAGGGTCCAGAGTCGAGCACCGGCGCACCTGCTGAGGGTCCAGAGTCGAGCACCGGCGCACCTGCTGAGGGTCCAGAGCCGACCACCGGCGCACCTGCTGAGGGTCCAGAGCCGACCACCGGCGCACCTGCTGAGGGTCCAGAGCCGACCACCGGCGCACCTGTTGAGGGTCCAGAATCGGGCACCGGCGCACCTGTTGAGGGTCCAGAATCGGGCACCGGCGCACCTGCTGAGGGTCCAGAGCCGACCACCGGCGCACCTGCTGAGGGTCCAGAGCCGACCACCGGCGCACCTGTCGGTGCTCCAAAGGCGAGCAGCAGCGCACCTGTAGGGGCTCCAAAGGCGAGCAGCAGCGCACCTGTCGGAGCTCCAACACCGAGCAGCAGCGTACCAGTCGGAGCGCCAAAGTCGAGCCCCATCACTCCTGCAGCAGCTCCAAAGAGCAGTCCAAGCAAGCCTGCAAGGGCTCACAAGGCCAGAAACACCACCCCGGCCGCAGCTCCGCGGTCTGGCGCGGCCACCCCAGCCGAGTCTCCGAAGACCAGTGCCGCCGCTCCCGTCAAGGATGCAAGTGCAGATGCACCCGATTCAAGCATTGGATTACCACCATCGTCCACAGCACCTGCAGAAGCGCCTGGCCCCAGTTCTTCAGCTGCCCGGGTGGTTGCAGGTCTGACCCTTGGGCTTACCATGGGTGCTGCTGCTATCCTTGGTGCCATTTGA
- the LOC103976888 gene encoding AP2-like ethylene-responsive transcription factor AIL5 has product MDMDASDSWLAFSHSQQPYFLQAFSSYHRGGVEGADEETNAATEQVALAGMGPKLEDFLGGPLGRYSGGDDAPGAEGVYDSDLKTIAAGFLRGHPAEQQELQAAKEAAPPAESRKAAETFGQRTSIYRGVTRHRWTGRYEAHLWDNSCRREGQSRKGRQVYLGGYDKEEKAARAYDLAALKYWGPTTTTNFPISNYEKELEEMKNMTRQEFVASLRRKSSGFSRGASIYRGVTRHHQHGRWQARIGRVAGNKDLYLGTFSTQEEAAEAYDIAAIKFRGLNAVTNFDMSRYDVNSIVNSNLPIGGLSAGSSKASESSPSSSSDTMSIDVKHQLHRYDPSASLGPATVAMKQDRDYWSLLALHHHQQQQQSSQASGFSLFSSGSTMDFATAASNKVMSQETGGGGVAWNNGMLEQQHEQSQGSSCTSIPYATYVACGGGYGYEGATASGWVAPPSSYYQQTSNPNVAAFQTAIFGME; this is encoded by the exons ATGGACATGGACGCTTCCGATAGCTGGCTCGCCTTCTCTCATTCCCAACAGCCCTACTTCCTCCAAGCCTTCTCCTCTTACCACCGTG GTGGAGTCGAGGGGGCGGACGAGGAAACCAACGCGGCGACGGAGCAGGTGGCTCTGGCGGGGATGGGGCCGAAGTTGGAGGACTTCCTCGGGGGCCCGCTCGGGAGGTACTCCGGCGGTGACGACGCCCCCGGCGCTGAGGGTGTCTATGACTCCGACCTGAAGACTATCGCGGCCGGGTTCCTGCGCGGCCACCCGGCGGAGCAGCAGGAGCTCCAGGCAGCGAAGGAGGCTGCGCCGCCGGCGGAGTCAAGGAAGGCGGCGGAGACCTTCGGCCAGCGGACCTCCATCTACCGAGGCGTCACCAG GCACCGGTGGACGGGAAGGTACGAGGCGCATCTGTGGGACAACAGCTGTCGCCGGGAAGGGCAAAGCCGCAAGGGCCGACAAG TCTATTTAG GTGGGTATGACAAGGAGGAGAAGGCCGCAAGGGCGTACGACCTGGCCGCGCTCAAATACTGGGGTCCGACGACCACCACCAACTTCCCC ATCTCTAACTACGAGAAGGAGCTGGAGGAGATGAAGAACATGACTCGTCAAGAGTTCGTCGCGTCCCTCCGAAG GAAGAGCAGCGGGTTTTCTAGGGGTGCCTCCATCTACAGAGGAGTCACCAG ACACCATCAGCATGGCCGATGGCAAGCAAGGATCGGAAGAGTGGCCGGCAACAAGGACCTTTACCTTGGAACCTTTA GTACGCAGGAAGAGGCGGCGGAGGCCTACGATATAGCCGCCATCAAGTTCAGGGGCCTCAATGCGGTGACCAACTTCGACATGAGCCGCTACGACGTCAACAGCATCGTGAACAGTAATCTCCCCATCGGCGGGCTGTCGGCCGGGTCGTCAAAGGCGTCGGAGTCGTCGCCGTCATCCTCCTCGGATACCATGAGCATCGATGTCAAGCATCAGCTGCATCGCTATGACCCTTCGGCCTCCCTCgggcccgccaccgtcgccatgaAGCAGGATCGCGACTACTGGTCCCTGCTTGCTCTCCACCATCACCAACAGCAGCAGCAAAGCAGCCAAGCCTCAGGCTTTAGTCTGTTCTCTTCTGGTTCCACCATGGACTTTGCCACTGCTGCTTCGAATAAGGTCATGAGCCAAGAGACCGGTGGAGGTGGAGTGGCGTGGAACAATGGGATGTTAGAACAACAGCACGAACAATCTCAGGGCAGCAGCTGCACCTCCATCCCTTATGCTACCTACGTTGCGTGTGGAGGGGGCTATGGTTACGAGGGCGCCACCGCGAGTGGCTGGGTTGCACCGCCTTCTTCCTACTATCAGCAGACTTCCAACCCGAATGTGGCAGCCTTTCAGACAGCAATCTTTGGGATGGAATGA